One genomic region from Vitis riparia cultivar Riparia Gloire de Montpellier isolate 1030 chromosome 17, EGFV_Vit.rip_1.0, whole genome shotgun sequence encodes:
- the LOC117904929 gene encoding regulation of nuclear pre-mRNA domain-containing protein 1B-like, protein MNGIFNEQILVEKLAKLNSSQKSIETLSHWCIFHRKRAKQVVETWERQFHCSLREQRLSFLYLANDILQNSRRNGLEFVGEFWKVLPNALRDVVESGDDFGKNAVLRLINIWDERKVFGSRGQILKEELMGKTVENNDKNNNNNSYSKNLSFRHKHPFQAAVEKIISSYENVYGSPVDEETLLSKCRSAIGCIEKAEKEIGGDYSSGQFNGSKYVEELQGQHDILTECIEQLRTAESSRASLVSHLKEALQEQEFKLDQVHNQLQVAESQSAHISSIRQQLLNCNRGHMTAEQRDVNAHAEAPSTFTPETPATGGDKEQSAPVMYTREESFTGKSSSRFEEDPRKSAAAAVAAKLAASTSSAQMLSYVFSSLASESADGNPKEESPDALPFEKRPKLENLPFSYFPPQHSQQPPLPPFPHPDSLQNKATATSQMPPQQPPPQLSPQVSHPDLAMHQAAPPPLPTLPQLATPPFMQTAGSMIGAPYNYTPPLPPPPGFPMPRTPLTAVPYPSPPIPYQNFQGPEGFFSQPPIPATPPISRS, encoded by the exons ATGAATGGAATATTTAATGAGCAGATTTTGGTTGAGAAGCTAGCCAAACTCAATAGCTCACAAAAGAGCATAGAGA CTTTATCACACTGGTGCATTTTCCATAGGAAGAGAGCAAAACAAGTTGTTGAAACATGGGAAAGACAGTTCCATTGCTCCCTGAGGGAGCAGCGACTCTCCTTTCTATATCTTGCAAATGATATTTTGCAGAATAGTAGGCGAAATGGTTTGGAGTTTGTTGGTGAATTTTGGAAGGTTCTTCCAAATGCTCTTCGTGATGTAGTAGAAAGTGGAGACGATTTTGGGAAAAATGCTGTGCTGCGACTG ATTAATATATGGGATGAGAGAAAGGTATTCGGTTCTAGGGGACAAATTCTCAAAGAAGAGCTCATGGGGAAGACTGTGGagaataatgataaaaataataataacaattcaTATAGCAAGAACTTGAGCTTTAGACAT AAACATCCTTTCCAAGCTGCAGTGGAAAAAATCATTTCAAGTTATGAAAATGTATATGGTAGTCCAGTGGATGAAGAAACTCTATTGAGCAAATGCAGGAGCGCTATTGGTTGCATTGAGAAAGCAGAGAAGGAGATTGGTGGTGATTACAGCTCAG GGCAATTCAATGGATCTAAATATGTTGAGGAGTTGCAAGGGCAGCATGACATACTGACAGAATGTATTGAGCAACTGAGAACAGCTGAATCATCAAGAGCAAGTCTCGTGTCTCATTTGAAGGAGGCTCTCCAAGAGCAG GAATTCAAGCTGGATCAAGTTCACAATCAACTTCAG GTTGCCGAGTCACAATCAGCACATATAAGCAGCATTCGGCAACAATTGCTGAACTGCAACAGAGGGCATATGACAGCAGAGCAGAGGGATGTTAACGCTCATGCTGAGGCACCTTCCACTTTCACTCCAGAAACTCCAGCCACTGGTGGAGACAAGGAACAATCAGCTCCGGTAATGTACACAAGGGAGGAATCTTTCACTGGTAAATCTTCTTCCCGCTTTGAAGAAGATCCACGGAAATCTGCAGCTGCTGCTGTGGCAGCAAAGCTTGCAGCTTCAACCTCCTCGGCCCAAATGCTATCTTATGTGTTTTCCTCTCTGGCGTCAGAATCGGCGGATGGAAATCCAAAGGAAGAATCTCCTGATGCTCTTCCTTTTGAGAAAAGGCCAAAACTTGAAAACCTTCCTTTTTCCTACTTCCCACCTCAGCATTCCCAACAACCACCACTTCCCCCTTTTCCCCATCCTGATTCGCTCCAAAACAAGGCGACAGCTACCTCGCAAATGCCTCCGCAGCAGCCACCTCCCCAACTGTCCCCTCAGGTGTCACATCCAGATCTGGCCATGCATCAGGCAGCACCACCTCCGCTACCAACTCTCCCACAGCTAGCCACGCCACCATTTATGCAGACAGCTGGATCTATGATAGGTGCACCGTACAACTATACACCACCACTGCCTCCACCTCCTGGCTTTCCAATGCCTAGAACCCCACTAACTGCTGTCCCTTATCCTTCTCCGCCGATTCCATACCAGAATTTTCAGGGGCCAGAAGGTTTCTTCAGTCAGCCGCCCATACCAGCAACACCTCCAATTTCGAGGTCCTAG